Part of the Ignavibacteriales bacterium genome is shown below.
ACTTTATCAGGGTTAAACTTTTTTGTTTGATCGGGTAGAAATATTTCATCTTCATATTTATTGTCTTCCCACACCATTGGTTTGCGGCAGCAGGGATCATTAGCGCCCCACATACCAGCTTCGTCTCCATAATAAATCATAGGCGCACCAAGATAAGTCATCTGAAAAATCGCCATCAGCTTTTGAATTTGGATTTCATCTCCATTCGGTTTTCTTGTATTGTATTTTGTATTTTCCGCTTTCGATTTTTGGAAGAAGTCCGGCCAGTTGCTGTAAGAAGCTAAATCCCGGTTTACAATATGGGAAAGTAATCTGTTTGTATCGTGGCTATCGAATAAATTCTGCTGAACAAATGAAACTCCTGTAATAAATGATTCGCGCAATTCTTTCAACTTCTTATCAAACTCAGAGGTTTTCAATCTATTATTTTCATCAATAAAATATTCGGAAGAAATAAAAGCGAAGTTATAATTCATAACTGCATCAAACTCGTCTCCTTCAAGATATGGTTGGATTGCTTTTATCGAATCTATAACCTCGGCAGTTAAGTATGCTTCCGGATTTATCGACTTAACAACTTTCCGCCAGTCTTTCCAGAATGCGTGCTTCACACAGAACGCTACATCAAGGCGCCAGCCATCTATACCTACTAAAGTGTTTCCATTGCCAGCCGGATCCATCCATCTTTTTGTTGCAGCAAAAATATATTCTCTGGGACCCTTTACAATTCCGTTTTCATCTTCTCTTAATTCTGGAAGATCTTTTACTCCAAACCAGCCTTCATAATCAAATTTTTCTCCTTTGGCTGGATTATTCCAGGACTTGATTGTGAACCAATCCTTGAATCGTGACTTTTGTTGATTCTTCAAAACATCCTTAAATGCAAAAGAGTTAATCCCCATATGATTAAAAACGCCATCGAATATTATTCTCATTCCTCTTTTATGAATTTCTTCAATTAACTTTAAAACAAGTTTATCTGCCTGGGTCCAATTCCACGTTGATGGATCGTCGGGGATTTCTGAAGCAATTAACTTTCTATCACCATCCGGATCTGGACCAAAATTTGGATCGACGTGGTGATAAGTTGCGCCATCATATTTATGAAGAGAGGGAGCTTCAAAAACAGGATTGAGATAAATGGCGTTTACACCAAGCTCCTGTAGATAATCAAGTTTGTCTATTATTCCTTTAATATCTCCGCCGTATCGTCTTCGCTGGATGTTGTACCAAACATTCTTTCCGTTTTGCTTTTCCCAGGGTTGAAGCTCATACCAATCCGATGTCCACGGGCTGATTTGCCATGGTGAAGTTGTATCGTGAGGCCAGCATCCGCGAATGTTTTCAAATATTGGATCATTTGATGGATCACCATTCCTAAATCTTTCCGGAAAGATTTGATACCAGACTGCTTTCTTTGCCCACAGCGGAACAAATTCTTCTGTGTTTTTTAATTGATCAGGATTCATTTGAACATCCTTTGTAAATTGAGACAAAAGATTTGATGAAAGAAAAATTAATATTATTAAATAGGATAGAAATATTTGATAAATCATATTATTATTTGTTTTCTGAAAATATAATTATAATGATTCTAAGATGGTAGGATTTGTTTGGTGATTTGGATGAAGATAAATTTAAAATAAGAAAATGATGGAATGGTGAATATAGATTTCATTCACCATTCAGCAAAAGGTTACCAGCTAATTCAACCCGCACATTCCAGTAGAACAACCGCCGGATGGTAAACCACAATTTCCGCTTGCACAGCTATCATTATAGGAAGATCCTGAAGATTCATTCATTGATGCGCTGAAAGTAGATAAAAGTTTTTTTGCATTGGCTGAGCTGCATTTTGGACAAGATACTTCCGATAAATTAGCACTGGATTTATGGAGTACTTCGTATTTTGTATTGCAGTCATTACATTTATATTCGAAAATAGGCATACAATTCTCCAATTTTTTTAATTTATATTGTTATGTGATGAATCGTTTTGCGAATGGTTTCAGCAAAACAAGAAAAATATAATCGGCAATTCCAAAAGTTTTAAATGACAACTATTGTAGAGTAAATCAATTTATGATTGAAATATTGTTAACTATTCTTTCAGACCAAGAAAAGAAATCAGCCGGTTATGAGCTTCGTCCGGAAGATTAACATTATATTTTTTATAAAAGTCGATTGTCGTTTCAACACTTTTGAAATAACTCTGGCAGGCAGAACAGCTATCAAGATGGTTTTTAATTGCAACGCATCTTGGAGAATTTAGCTGTTCGCCGAGATTATCACAAATGTGACTCATCACTTCTTTACAAGTTATATTATTTTCCATATTGCATTGTTTTGTTTAGTTCGTTTCTTAAAAAGGCTCTTGCTCTGTGTAACCGAGATTTTACAGCAGGCACAGAAAGCCCCACAATTTTACCAGTTTCCTCAGTGGATAATCCCTCAACATCCCTAAGCATAAAAACAATTCTATAATCAGCGGGCAATTTTTCAATCGCACCATCCAGTAAATTTTTTAGCTCGTTGTTATCAGTAATTCGTTCTGGAGAAATATTCCAATCTGTAATACTGCTTTCATCAATTAAAGCGTCATCGTCATCAAACGATGCAAACATTTCTCTTTTACTTGCTCTCGCAAGCATCAGGCAGTGGTTGGAAACTATTGTGTAAAGCCAGGTTGATAACTTCGATTTACCATCAAATTGATTAAGATTTTTTACCATACTCAGAAATGTTTCCTGCATGGTATGTTCGGCTTTATCTTTATTCCTGCAAATCTTAAAAGCAAAGTTGAATATCGTCTGCTCGTAATTTTTTACAAGTTCTGTCAGCGCTTTTCTATCGCCGTTCTTTGCCTGATTTATTAATTCACTTTCTTCCATTTTATGTGATGCTCTTTCTTTATTAAAGATTCGTCCTTTATTTTATGTCTAAGGGTTTTACTTGGTGGTACAATACCGACATTTATTTTTTATTTAATTTCCAGGCTTTTCCATAAATACCAACTTGCCACCGAACTAAAAGGACTCCAATTGTTTTCTTTAGAAATTTTTATGATCCTCTTTTCATCGGGCAATTTCTTTAGATTGTAAATTAACATAATTGCACGCTTTAATCCAAGATCACCAGTGGGTAAAACATCTGATCTTCCTAAAGTAAAAATAAGAAACATGTGTACTGTCCAGGTTCCAATCCCTTTTACTTTTATTAGCTCGTTTGTAATCTCTTCATTTGATTTGATCTGTATTTTTCTAAAACTTATTTCTTTACTAATAATTTTTTCAGACAGATCTTTTACAAACTTTACCTTAGAATTTGATAAACCAAGAGCACGAATATCAGTATGTTCGGCATCTAAAATTTTCTTTGGTTTAGGATCCTGGTTAAAGTAATCCATAAATCGCCTGTAAATTGAGTCCGCCGCTTTAAGTGATAATTGTTGTTGAATGATTGAACCCAACAAAGAAATGTAATAATCATTATGCGGCTGCAAATTGCATTTACCAATCTTTTTTATTAAAGTTGAGAGGCGTTTATCGTTCCTTGAAAGATGAACAATTCCTTTTTCAATTTCTTGCTTTGTCATAGTAAAAATCGCGTATTAAAAATCAATTAAAAATTTATGCTCGCACAAACACTAAAAAATATAAAAGAAAATAAGTTATTCAAAAATATAAAAGAAGAAGAATTTAATCTTCATTTAAGTCCGGATAATTTGCTTTATAAGTTACGAGGTGATGTAATTTATAGAGAGGGCGATGTTGCGGAAAACATTTTCCTTATTATTAATGGTGAGGCAAGGATAGTTAAAGAGCGGCTACTTGGAATGGCGAAAAGGGTTATTAGAAGTGAAAACGATTTTTTAGGCGAGGAAGATTTTTTGGAAAATATGCCGCGTAGCTCCACCGCATTTGCACTTAAAGATTGCAAACTTGTTGTTCTTGAAAGAGCCGAGATTGATTTTTTGATTAGCGATAACGAAAAAATTCTTGAAAACCTTAAAAGAGAGTCAGATGAAATTATTGATTTAGTAAAACCGGCTTCATCAAATGAATTAAAAGAAGCAGAATTAAAACAAAAAGAACTTGAAAAGGATATTAACGGTACTGATTTTATAAAGGAAAAAGATTTTGATTTTAATAAAATGGAAGCGCCGGTAATTGAAAACGAGGGAAGCGTTGAGCAAAAACCGGTACACATTGAATTGGGAACTAATGCTGAAGCTATTTCTAAGGAAGAAGCTGAACCGGTTGACAAGATAGAATCAAAACAGCTTTCGGACGAACAACTGCATTTAATTATTCGCGCAGCACAATCGGTAAATAGTAACATAAAACTTGAGGATGTTCTTAAGTCCATTTTAGACTCCGCGCAGCGCCTAACACATGCAGAAAGAGGAACTCTTTATTTGGTTGATAGAGCGAAGGAAGAAATATGGTCGAAGGTTTTGGATGGTGATAATATTACCGAAGTTAGATTAAGAATTGGAGAGGGAATTGCCGGATGGGTTGCACAAAATAAAGAAGTAGTTAACATTGGTGATGTTAAGAACGATGCAAGGTTTAACCAGGATTATGATAAAACAAGCGGCTTTCAAACTAGAAATATGTTGTGCTTTCCTATCAAAAATAAATCTGATGAAGTTGTTGGAGTTCTTCAATTATTAAACTGCAAGTATGGCGAATTTACAAAATTTGATGAACGGTATTTAGAAATGCTTTCTGTTCACGCCGCGCTTGCATTGGAAAATGCTGAACTTGTTGAAAAACTTTTACAGACAGAAAGAATAAGCTCGCTTGGTAAAATGGCTAACTTTCTTATCCAGGATATTAAGAAACCGATTCTTGTTAGCAAACGATATGCTGAGCATATGAAATCAAAAAATCCTCCGCCTGAGTATAGCCAGGTTTTAGATATGATGTTGGAACAGTTGAATCATGTAGCCGATCTTGTCCAAACAACTTCAAGTTACTCTGAAGGAAATTCAATTGTTCAATCAATAACTTACAAATTAAATGAAACATTAAATGAAATTCTTGCAAAGCAGGAATCTATTGTACGGATTAGGAACTGCGCGATTGTTAAAAGTTTTGATAATGATACTACTGTAAAAATAGACAAGAAAGAATTTTCAATTGCATGTATGCACATCATCAGAAATGCCTGCGATGCAATGCCGGATGGAGGAAAAATTCTTGTTACAACAAAAATAGTAAAGAGCTACGTTGAAATTTCCTTTAAAGATAATGGCTTGGGAATTCCGGACAGCATTAAAGAAAAAATATTCGATCCATTTATGTCTCATGGAAAGAAAGAGGGAACCGGGCTCGGCTTATCAATTACCCGCAGCATTATTGAAAACCACAACGGCAAGATTGATGTTGAAAGCGATCTTGGCGAAGGAGCAACTTTTATTATTACACTTCCAACATTTTAGTAAATATGGTTGCTGATTAAGTGAAACAAATTCATTTTTCATTCAACCATTAATTTTTATTGTTATGCAAAAGTATAACCTGATCACTATCCTTGGTGCAACTGCTGTGGGTAAAACCTTTCTTGCCTCGCAGCTTGCCAAAGTATTTAATGGGGAAATTATATCTGCGGATTCCCGCCAGGTTTATAGAGGAATGGATATAGGCACTGGAAAAGATTTGCAGGATTATGTGGTTGATGATTTTCATGTTCCATTTCATTTAATTGATGTTGCTGAACCAACAGAAGAGTATAATCTTTTTCAATTCGTAAAGGATTTTACTGCTGCATTTCAAATAATAAAATCGCACAACAAAATTCCATTTCTTGTTGGAGGCACCGGTCTTTATCTTGACGCTGTTCTTAAAAATTATTTGCTAAAAGAATCGTTACCAGATAAAGATTACCAGGATTATCTTCGTACTTATTCTCTGGAAGAGCTTCAGAATAAATTATTGAAACTTAATCCGGCACTACATAATACCACAGATTTGTTAGACAAAGAAAGAGTAATAAGGGCAATTGAAATTGCAGTAAATGCAAGCAAGGAAATTGAAAAGCCGGAAATAAATTCGATTGTTATTGGTGTTAGGTTAGAGCGCACTGCTGTTAAGGAAAGAATTACAACCAGGCTTAAGATCCGCCTTGACTCCGGTATGATTGAAGAAGTTGCCCGCCTTGTTGAAAACGGATTGAGTTATGATAAATTAAGTTTCTTTGGTTTGGAGTATAGATATATTGGATTGTACCTGCAAGGCAAGTTGAGTTTTAATGACATGTTCCAAAAATTAAATAGTTCGATTCAAAGTTTTTCAAAAAGGCAAGGAACCTGGTTTAGAAAAATAGAGAGGGAAGGAATTTTTATTAATTGGATTGATGGTGCCGATTTTGAAAAAGCAGCCAGGATTATCAAAGAAAAATATTTTTTGGAATTTTTTTAATTCACGCCAGTGCATTAACAGAATCATTCATCAACATATCAAACCACGCATTAAATTATCAACAATTAAACAATGCAGCAATTAAACAATAGCAATCTAAAAACAAATTTACCGTCAGAAGTAGAGCGGTACTTAAATAAATACTCACTCACAACCTGGCAAATGGAAGGCTGTGCGCTTGATAATATTAATTGCATTGTTGTAATTCCTGCAATTGCAGAATACGAAAACATTCGTACGCTTATTTCTTCACTTGCTGAAAATGAAAATTTTTTTTTGAAGAAACATTAATTCTTTTTGTCATAAATAATCTTCAATCTTCTTCTGAAGAAGTTAAAAGTGATAATTGGAAATCGATTCAGCTTCTTAAAGAGGTTCTGCTTGGTAAAGCAAAGGATGAGTTAGAAAAAAAAGTATTTGCAGCTAAACTAAAAATTGGTTTTATAGATGCTTCTTCAAAAGGAAAGGAACTTCCGGAAAAGGATGGCGGAGTTGGGCTTGCAAGAAAGATTGGGTTGGATTTATCTCTTAAAGTATTTAATTACAATTCTTCCAGAAAAAAAATTCTTGTTTGTCTTGATGCAGATTGCACTGTTGATAAAAATTATCTTACTGAAATTCATCAGTCATTCAAACAAAAAAATATTTCAACCGCATATGTAAACTTTAATCATCCATTAAAAGGGAACGCAGAAGATAACCTTGCAATTATCTGTTATGAAATTTTTCTCCGGTATTATGTTCTTGGTTTGCAACTTGCAAACTCGCATTTTGCTTTCCATACTGTTGGTTCAACCATGGTTTGTGATTATTTAAGCTACATAAAAGTTGAGGGAATGAACAAGCAAAAAGCCGCAGAAGATTTTTATTTTATGGAAAAACTTGCAAAGAATTATAAAATAGAAAAGATAGAAACTACAAATATTTATCCTTCAGCAAGACCATCGTGGCGGGTTCCATTTGGAACCGGGCAGCGGATTAGCCGGTTTCTATCTAACGCGCAGAATGAATACTTGCTTTACTCGCCGGAAGCATTCATCATCTTAAAAAAATGGTTAGAGATTTTTAATAACTCATCAATCAAATCATCAATGGAATATTTGGAAGAAGCCCGGGATATTCATCAATCACTTTATGATTTTTTAATTGAACAGAAGTTCGACTCAAATTGGGAAAAAATCAGGAATAATTATAAAAATTCAGAGACACTTCAAAAGCAAAAAATTTTTTGGTTTGATGGATTCAAAACCTTGAAGTTAATTCACTATCTGCGGGACGCAGCCTTTCCATTAGTTCCAATGTTTACAGCAATTGATGAGTTGTTGAAATTATATGATTCTTCCAAGGTTATCGGCTGGGGTGATTCCAAGATTCCACCGATTGATATTCAAAAAAAATATTTGGAAGCATTAAGGATTGTGGCTTAAAAAACAATCGCCAAATTTTTCCATAACCAGAGCCTTAGCTTATTACTTAGTTTTTCTTTTTTCACTTTGCTATATTTACACTCCAATTTATAAGGATATTAATGGCGCTAATAGACAAATTAAGATTGATAAAAGAAAGGTACGACAGAGTTATTAATCAACTTGAAGACCCGAACAATTTAAGTAACCAGGAAAAGCTAATCTCTTTAAGTAGAGAAAGAAGCGAACTTCTTACCATAGTTGATGCATATAATAAATACAATGAAGTTCTCAAAAACATCGATGGCAATAAAGAAATAATTGAAAGCGAAACCGACAAAGAACTTGTGGATTTTGCCGATGCCGAACTGACGGAATTAAAAAAAAGGAAAGAAGAACTTGAAGATGAAATTAAAGTAATCTTAATTCCGAAAGATCCAAACGATAATAAAGATGTGATTGTAGAAATCCGTGCGGGGACAGGCGGGGATGAAGCTGGATTGTTTGCTGCCGATTTGTACAGAATGTACTCCCGATTTTCTGAAATGAAAGGATGGAAGAAAGAAGTAATTGATATTAATGAATCGGGTTTAGGCGGATTAAAAGAAGTTGTTTTCTCTTTAAATGGGCAGGGAGTTTACGGCGATTTGAAATTTGAAAATGGTGTTCATCGCGTGCAGAGAGTACCTTTGACAGAAACACAGGGTAGAGTTCACACTTCTGCGGCTTCTGTTGTAGTTATGCCGGAGGTTGAAGAAGTTCAGATAGATATCGATATGAACGAATTACGAATTGATGTTTACAGAAGCGGTGGCGCTGGTGGACAGAATGTAAATAAAGTTGAAACTGCAATTAGAATAACTCACATTCCAACCGGAATAGTTGTTCAATGCCAGGATGAAAGATCGCAGTTAAAAAACAGGCAGAAGGCGATGAAGGTTTTACGAGCACGACTTTATGATGCAAAGCAAAAAGAAAGAACAGATGAAATTGCCGCTACCAGAAAATCAATTGTAAGAAGCGGCGACAGAAGTGATAAAATTAGAACGTACAACTTTCCGCAAAACAGAGTTACAGATCACCGGATTGGTTTAACTCTTTATAACCTTTCCAACATCATGGAAGGTGATGTAAAGGATTTAATCGAAGCGCTAAAAATGGCTGATAGAGCAGAGAAGCTAAACAGCAGTGTCGAAGCATAATCTTAAACTTCTCTTGCTTTGTGCTTGTAACAACCAATCCAAAATCCCACGAGTTGGTACAAACAAAAATGGACTAGCATCAATAAAATTCTATTTCTTTATAATAAAAACAAAAATTATATTAATATTGAAAATAGTATTGCCATCCTGAAATTCCCGGGTGGCTTTTCTATAAGCCAAAATTTCAAAGAGGTTTTAAATGATTAGCTTTAGAAAATTAATGTTCGCATTATTCTTCCTGGTTTTTCTTTGTGGAAATTTTTATAGTCAGAACCTAAGAGTTATTCAAAATGGAAACAGATATTATTTATCAAATAAAGTAATTGTAAAATTAAAAACAGCGGCGGTAGACAATTTAAATAAAAGCATTTCACTTTCTTCTTCGCTTTCCAGTAAATTAATCTTATATAAAGTTCAGAAAGTAAGTAAGACTTTCTTAATCAATTCGTCTTCCTCAAACTCATTAAATAATATTGTAACAATAGAATATTCATCAGAAGTTGATCCGATGATTGTTGCTGCAAAAGTCCGCAGTCTTGAAGGAGTGCTTTGGGCAGAGCCGCATTATGTTTATAAAATCAATTTTGTTCCAAATGATCCATCATATTCATTACAATGGAGTTTATCAAAAATAAAAGCTCAGGAAGCCTGGGATATTTCAAAAGGAGATACTTCGGTTATTATTGCGATTGTAGATACGGGCATAGATTGGGATCATCCGGATTTAGCAGCCAACATCTGGATCAACAGAAATGAAAATCCGAATAACGGAGTAGATGATGACCACAATGGTTTTGTTGATGATTACAGAGGCTGGGATTTTGGTGGACTGAGCGGTTCGCCGGATAATAATCCAATGGAAGACCGTCCGGACCACGGAACACATGTTGCCGGTATTGCTTCGGCGGTTACAGATAATAGTGTAGGTGTTGCATCCATCGGAAGTAAGTGTAAATTGATGGCTGTAAAAACTTCACAAGATAATTACCGGGATGGAAATGGCAATCCTTATATAGCGTACGGGTACGAAGGAATTGTTTATGCTGCCGATAATGGAGCTAAAGTAATAAATTGTAGTTGGGGTGGGTCGGGATTTTCTATGCTATCGCAGGCGGTTATAAATTACACTTTATCTAAAGGGGCGCTTGTAGTTGCTGGCTCTGGTAATAATGGTGTTTCTGAAACAGAGTTTCCCGCAGGTTATGATGGAGTACTTTCAGTTGCTTCAACTGGAACGAGCGATATAAAATCTTCATTTTCAAACTATGGCTATACTGTGGACGTTTGCGCACCCGGAGAAAGTATTTATTCTACCTGGATGAATGATGGCTATGCTTACTTGCAGGGTACGTCAATGTCTTCGCCATGTGCTGCCGGCTTAGCCGGATTGGTATTCTCCCAGTTTCCTAATCTTTCTCCAATGCAAGTCGGGGAACAAATACGTGTTAATTGTGATAACATCGATAATATAAATTCTTCATTTGCAAAGCAGCTTGGTGGTGGAAGAATAAATGCTTTCAAAGCGTTAAGTAATACAAATTCAATTTCTGTCCGGGCATACAGTATTCAATATACTGATTTGACTACCGGCGGAGATGGTAATGGAATTTTTAAACCGGGAGAAGAAGTTCAGATTAATGTTAAATTCAGAAATATTTTAAATGCTACTTCAAACCTTGTAATTAATCTGCAAAGTCTTTCTAATTTTGCCACTGTTGAAAATCCAGATTACAACGCAGGAACAATTAGTTCGCAAGATTCATTAACAGTAGCATTCAAATTTATTATAAACCAAAATGTACCGTACGATTATGTTCAATCATTCTTAATTAATTACAATGATGGCTCTTATTCAGACTTCCAGGGGCTGAATGTAACTGTAAATCCAACTTATCTAACTCAAGGTGGGAATGAAATTGAAATGACGGTTACAAGCAAGGGTAATCTTGGATTTAATGATTATGCAGATAATCAACAGGGAAATGGATTTAAATATAAAAACGGGAGCAACCTTTTGTTTGAAGGAGCCTTGATGTATGGAACGACAGCAACGAATGTTAATAACGTTGCGAGAAGTTCAGACGCTGGAGTTCAAAGCAAAGACTTTTCAATAGTACAACCTTTTACTCTGTACATTCCGGGCGCAATTGCTGACCAGGAAGGACTAACAATTTTTAATGATAATTCTTCTCTTAAAAAACTTGGGATTACAACAAAATTACACACGTATTCTTTCGCCAGTACACCCTTGGAAAAATCTATTATCCTTCATTATCGATTTACCAATAAAGGCAGGACAAGCATATCTAATCTTTATACTGGTTTATATTTCGATTGGGATTTATATGGTGGTTCCACTGATGAAACAAATTATGACTCCGTGAATAATTTTGGATACGTACATCCTACCGGCGGACAACCGGAGACTTATGTGGGTTGTGCATTAATCTCCTCTGCAAATTATGGATATTATGCGATACGCAATGAGGGTGGAGATGGTGGCTTTGGTGTATATGATGGATTTACTGATTCAGAAAAATGGGAAGCACTTTCCAGCGGTGTTTTTAAAAAGCAAGCCGGTCCCAGTGATATATCGATGGTTGTTTCTTCAGGACCATACTCATTAACAGTTGGCGATTCCGTTGATGTTGCATTTGCGATTTCTGCGGGGGATAATCTGGCAGACGTTCAGAATTCAATTAATGCAAGCCGTACAAAGTTTTCTCAAATTATAACTGATGTAGAAAATAAAGTTGTTAAGGAGTCTTTGGAATTTAGATTGGAACAGAATTATCCGAATCCATTCAACCCAGTTACAATTATAAATTACGAATTAGGAATTACTGGTAAAGTAACATTAAAAGTATATGATGTTCTTGGTAATGAAGTAGCAACACTTGTAAACGAGGAAAAGTCAGCAGGTAAATACCAAGTTGAATTTAATGCAGCGAATCTGCCAAACGGTAAATCAGCATTTTCAAGCGGAGTTTATTTCTATAAATTGCAATCGGCAGGATTTACAACCACAAAGAAATTTATTTTATTGAAGTGAGTGTTCTTAAATCAAAAATTAAATTTTGGCTGATGAATATGATTTATCAGCCATTATTTAAAGAGCACAATTTATGACACCCAAAAGCTTCATTCAAGTTTAACCGCGAGTTTCAAACCGATAAGGCTATAGAAGGACAAATTCATTGTTACAAAAAAGAAGATGATCAATCAGTACAGCAGTTTTTAACTATTTCTGGCAATGAATGAAGATGATATTGGAAAAATATAAGGTGATATATCTGATTACCTTTCTGCTTAAGCTATTCATATAATCCATAGCAAATCTTTAAGTCCATTTCATGTAGATGTTTTGTGTTATTTTCAAAAATATATTTTTTAAATAAATTTTTTGTTTCAAAAAAAAGTTATATCTTTCTTTCAGTTTAAATCTATATAAAATAAAAAACCCGAAGTAATAGCATACTTCGGGTAAAACAATAAATCCCAAAAATCTAACAGTCGGCTTGATGTTGGGACTCTTAATAACACAAGGTTCAACTTAAACCTTCCAAGAGAAAAAGTCAAGCCATTTGTATCATTCCTTTAATAAGGAGGACGCTAATGTCTTCAAAAAAAGGAAAACCT
Proteins encoded:
- a CDS encoding glycoside hydrolase family 13 protein, which produces MNPDQLKNTEEFVPLWAKKAVWYQIFPERFRNGDPSNDPIFENIRGCWPHDTTSPWQISPWTSDWYELQPWEKQNGKNVWYNIQRRRYGGDIKGIIDKLDYLQELGVNAIYLNPVFEAPSLHKYDGATYHHVDPNFGPDPDGDRKLIASEIPDDPSTWNWTQADKLVLKLIEEIHKRGMRIIFDGVFNHMGINSFAFKDVLKNQQKSRFKDWFTIKSWNNPAKGEKFDYEGWFGVKDLPELREDENGIVKGPREYIFAATKRWMDPAGNGNTLVGIDGWRLDVAFCVKHAFWKDWRKVVKSINPEAYLTAEVIDSIKAIQPYLEGDEFDAVMNYNFAFISSEYFIDENNRLKTSEFDKKLKELRESFITGVSFVQQNLFDSHDTNRLLSHIVNRDLASYSNWPDFFQKSKAENTKYNTRKPNGDEIQIQKLMAIFQMTYLGAPMIYYGDEAGMWGANDPCCRKPMVWEDNKYEDEIFLPDQTKKFNPDKVEFNKDIFKHYKKLIEIRNSLPVLQLGDFHTVLADNKNEVYVFSRNYESQKVIVVINNSRLKKSVRIPVTIKEEYYDVLNGEQFNSDTSEIKIKLNSKWAAILVRKN
- a CDS encoding zinc ribbon domain-containing protein, yielding MPIFEYKCNDCNTKYEVLHKSSANLSEVSCPKCSSANAKKLLSTFSASMNESSGSSYNDSCASGNCGLPSGGCSTGMCGLN
- a CDS encoding sigma-70 family RNA polymerase sigma factor; the encoded protein is MEESELINQAKNGDRKALTELVKNYEQTIFNFAFKICRNKDKAEHTMQETFLSMVKNLNQFDGKSKLSTWLYTIVSNHCLMLARASKREMFASFDDDDALIDESSITDWNISPERITDNNELKNLLDGAIEKLPADYRIVFMLRDVEGLSTEETGKIVGLSVPAVKSRLHRARAFLRNELNKTMQYGK
- a CDS encoding ATP-binding protein yields the protein MLAQTLKNIKENKLFKNIKEEEFNLHLSPDNLLYKLRGDVIYREGDVAENIFLIINGEARIVKERLLGMAKRVIRSENDFLGEEDFLENMPRSSTAFALKDCKLVVLERAEIDFLISDNEKILENLKRESDEIIDLVKPASSNELKEAELKQKELEKDINGTDFIKEKDFDFNKMEAPVIENEGSVEQKPVHIELGTNAEAISKEEAEPVDKIESKQLSDEQLHLIIRAAQSVNSNIKLEDVLKSILDSAQRLTHAERGTLYLVDRAKEEIWSKVLDGDNITEVRLRIGEGIAGWVAQNKEVVNIGDVKNDARFNQDYDKTSGFQTRNMLCFPIKNKSDEVVGVLQLLNCKYGEFTKFDERYLEMLSVHAALALENAELVEKLLQTERISSLGKMANFLIQDIKKPILVSKRYAEHMKSKNPPPEYSQVLDMMLEQLNHVADLVQTTSSYSEGNSIVQSITYKLNETLNEILAKQESIVRIRNCAIVKSFDNDTTVKIDKKEFSIACMHIIRNACDAMPDGGKILVTTKIVKSYVEISFKDNGLGIPDSIKEKIFDPFMSHGKKEGTGLGLSITRSIIENHNGKIDVESDLGEGATFIITLPTF
- the miaA gene encoding tRNA (adenosine(37)-N6)-dimethylallyltransferase MiaA produces the protein MQKYNLITILGATAVGKTFLASQLAKVFNGEIISADSRQVYRGMDIGTGKDLQDYVVDDFHVPFHLIDVAEPTEEYNLFQFVKDFTAAFQIIKSHNKIPFLVGGTGLYLDAVLKNYLLKESLPDKDYQDYLRTYSLEELQNKLLKLNPALHNTTDLLDKERVIRAIEIAVNASKEIEKPEINSIVIGVRLERTAVKERITTRLKIRLDSGMIEEVARLVENGLSYDKLSFFGLEYRYIGLYLQGKLSFNDMFQKLNSSIQSFSKRQGTWFRKIEREGIFINWIDGADFEKAARIIKEKYFLEFF
- the prfA gene encoding peptide chain release factor 1, whose translation is MALIDKLRLIKERYDRVINQLEDPNNLSNQEKLISLSRERSELLTIVDAYNKYNEVLKNIDGNKEIIESETDKELVDFADAELTELKKRKEELEDEIKVILIPKDPNDNKDVIVEIRAGTGGDEAGLFAADLYRMYSRFSEMKGWKKEVIDINESGLGGLKEVVFSLNGQGVYGDLKFENGVHRVQRVPLTETQGRVHTSAASVVVMPEVEEVQIDIDMNELRIDVYRSGGAGGQNVNKVETAIRITHIPTGIVVQCQDERSQLKNRQKAMKVLRARLYDAKQKERTDEIAATRKSIVRSGDRSDKIRTYNFPQNRVTDHRIGLTLYNLSNIMEGDVKDLIEALKMADRAEKLNSSVEA